A genomic segment from Barrientosiimonas humi encodes:
- a CDS encoding GNAT family N-acetyltransferase — MTAVRTTHLLLRPLSDADVSDPRILLWHTAPEGYALMAEEPSSDAEAADRLSAWRQQWAEEGLGYWIAERDGHPVGIGGVRPMEHQGTRYLNLYYRLAPEGRGRGLAAEIAQAAVAFALEHYPQLPVVARIAAGNEPSLRTVRRSGMLDLGLIRMPHDPPGMPDNLLFQSPAVRLGLDDTYEEVLDLWQRVNAAGGAVGFEGDAPRADVARALDRHLGAEGCTLLRLHAPTLDTFDDPARVGPLLGFGFVQQGISPVVAHRGTLYRVMTDPDRRGQRLGTLLVAALHGTARRQGVEICEISYRGGTGLDRFYAPLGYAETGRVAGGLRFSWGDVDDVTMARRL, encoded by the coding sequence GTGACTGCCGTACGCACGACGCACCTGCTCCTGCGCCCGCTCTCCGACGCCGACGTATCCGACCCGCGAATCCTGTTGTGGCACACCGCCCCTGAGGGTTACGCACTCATGGCGGAGGAGCCGAGCAGTGACGCCGAGGCGGCAGACCGGTTGAGCGCGTGGCGGCAGCAGTGGGCCGAGGAGGGCCTGGGCTACTGGATCGCCGAGCGCGACGGGCATCCGGTCGGGATCGGCGGGGTGCGGCCCATGGAGCACCAGGGGACGCGATATCTCAACCTGTACTACCGTCTCGCACCCGAGGGGCGCGGCCGAGGCCTGGCGGCCGAGATCGCCCAGGCCGCAGTCGCATTCGCGCTCGAGCACTATCCGCAGCTGCCGGTGGTCGCGAGGATCGCGGCCGGCAACGAGCCGTCGCTGCGCACCGTCCGCCGCTCGGGCATGCTCGACCTCGGTCTGATCCGGATGCCGCACGACCCGCCCGGGATGCCCGACAACCTGCTCTTCCAGAGCCCCGCGGTGCGCCTCGGCCTCGACGACACCTACGAGGAGGTGCTCGACCTGTGGCAGCGGGTCAACGCCGCGGGTGGCGCCGTGGGGTTCGAGGGCGACGCCCCGCGCGCCGACGTCGCCCGCGCGCTCGACCGGCACCTGGGCGCCGAGGGCTGCACGCTCCTGCGGCTGCACGCCCCGACCCTCGACACGTTCGACGACCCGGCCCGCGTCGGACCGCTGCTGGGGTTCGGCTTCGTCCAGCAGGGCATCTCCCCCGTCGTCGCGCACCGCGGCACCCTCTATCGCGTGATGACCGACCCCGACCGGCGCGGACAGCGCCTCGGCACGCTGCTCGTCGCGGCGCTGCACGGCACCGCCCGCCGGCAGGGCGTCGAGATCTGCGAGATCTCCTATCGCGGCGGCACCGGGCTCGACCGGTTCTACGCACCGCTCGGCTACGCCGAGACCGGTCGCGTCGCCGGCGGGCTGCGGTTCAGCTGGGGCGACGTCGACGACGTGACGATGGCGCGGCGGCTGTGA
- a CDS encoding glycosyltransferase, whose amino-acid sequence MRIVRLANFVGPRTGGIRTALERWGLAYARLGHDPVLIHPGDEFAHRRAEFGDVITLGGTDLPGRTGYQLVLNRRRVTSLLERLHPDAVEVSDRSSLRWVASWARRAGVPSVMVSHECLTGVLQEFGAPPAVATRVADRLNTGTARSYDAIACPSSYAAQEFSRIGAEAHVVPLGVDHDVFTPAPTAGSPAPAAALRLLHCGRLSPEKDPTLPIRTLAELHRRGVPARLDVLGHGPMASHLRELARPYDVAFLPYTRSRAQVAGRLRAADVVIAPGPIETFGLAALEALACGTPVVCPTTGALPEVVGAGGLAAPSHAADFADAVLRLAADPLAPARARRRARELTWDTSARGMLQVHHAAAASIGSRTRDSAGG is encoded by the coding sequence GTGCGCATCGTTCGGCTGGCCAACTTCGTCGGGCCGCGCACCGGCGGCATCCGCACCGCGCTGGAGCGCTGGGGACTGGCGTACGCCCGGCTCGGCCACGACCCCGTGCTCATCCATCCCGGTGACGAGTTCGCGCACCGACGGGCGGAGTTCGGCGACGTCATCACCCTCGGCGGCACCGACCTGCCCGGCCGCACCGGATACCAGCTCGTGCTCAACCGGCGCCGCGTGACCAGCCTGCTCGAGCGGCTGCACCCCGACGCCGTCGAGGTGTCCGACCGCTCCAGCCTGCGCTGGGTCGCGAGCTGGGCGCGGCGGGCCGGCGTCCCGAGCGTGATGGTGTCGCACGAGTGCCTGACCGGGGTGCTGCAGGAGTTCGGCGCGCCGCCCGCCGTCGCCACCCGCGTCGCCGACCGACTCAACACCGGCACCGCGCGGTCGTACGACGCCATCGCCTGCCCGAGCAGCTATGCGGCACAAGAGTTCTCGCGCATCGGCGCCGAGGCCCACGTGGTGCCGCTCGGCGTCGACCACGACGTCTTCACCCCTGCGCCCACCGCCGGCAGCCCGGCCCCCGCCGCGGCGCTGCGACTGCTGCACTGCGGCCGCCTCTCCCCCGAGAAGGACCCGACCCTGCCCATCCGCACCCTCGCCGAGCTGCACCGGCGCGGGGTGCCGGCCCGGCTGGACGTGCTCGGCCACGGACCGATGGCGAGCCACCTGCGCGAGCTGGCCCGGCCGTACGACGTCGCGTTCCTGCCCTACACCCGCTCGCGGGCGCAGGTGGCCGGCCGGCTACGCGCCGCCGACGTGGTCATCGCGCCCGGGCCGATCGAGACGTTCGGGCTCGCCGCGCTGGAGGCGCTGGCCTGCGGCACCCCCGTGGTGTGCCCGACCACCGGCGCCCTGCCGGAGGTGGTCGGCGCGGGCGGGCTCGCAGCGCCCTCGCACGCGGCGGACTTCGCCGACGCGGTGCTGCGCCTCGCGGCCGATCCGCTGGCGCCGGCCCGCGCACGACGCCGCGCCCGCGAGCTGACCTGGGACACCTCGGCGCGCGGCATGCTCCAGGTGCACCACGCGGCGGCGGCATCGATTGGGTCACGTACCCGCGATTCCGCGGGTGGCTGA
- a CDS encoding amino acid ABC transporter ATP-binding protein translates to MTEPSDAASAPREQSINVARGEPLVVLQDVQKHFGPLHVLKDIDLTVHHGEVVVVIGPSGSGKSTLCRAINRLETIESGSITIDGKPLPEEGQELARLRADVGMVFQSFNLFAHKTILENVTLGPIKVRKQGKAAAEKRAMELLERVGVAHQASKYPAQLSGGQQQRVAIARSLAMEPKVMLFDEPTSALDPEMINEVLDVMTALAKEGMTMIVVTHEMGFARRAADRVVFMSDGQILEENVPEEFFTNPQTDRAKDFLGKILTH, encoded by the coding sequence ATGACAGAGCCGTCCGATGCTGCCTCCGCGCCGCGCGAGCAGTCGATCAACGTCGCCCGCGGTGAGCCCCTGGTCGTCCTGCAGGACGTGCAGAAGCACTTCGGGCCGCTGCACGTGCTCAAGGACATCGACCTGACCGTGCACCACGGTGAGGTCGTGGTCGTGATCGGCCCGTCCGGCTCCGGCAAGTCGACCCTGTGCCGCGCGATCAACCGGCTCGAGACCATCGAGTCCGGCAGCATCACCATCGACGGCAAGCCGCTGCCCGAGGAGGGCCAGGAGCTGGCCCGGCTGCGGGCCGACGTCGGCATGGTCTTCCAGTCGTTCAACCTGTTCGCGCACAAGACGATCCTCGAGAACGTCACCCTCGGCCCGATCAAGGTGCGCAAGCAGGGCAAGGCCGCCGCAGAGAAGCGGGCGATGGAGCTGCTCGAGCGCGTCGGCGTCGCCCACCAGGCGAGCAAGTACCCCGCCCAGCTGTCCGGCGGCCAGCAGCAGCGCGTCGCGATCGCCCGCTCGCTCGCGATGGAGCCCAAGGTGATGCTCTTCGACGAGCCGACCTCGGCGCTCGACCCCGAGATGATCAACGAGGTCCTCGACGTGATGACGGCCCTCGCCAAGGAGGGCATGACGATGATCGTCGTCACCCACGAGATGGGCTTCGCGCGCCGCGCGGCCGACCGCGTGGTGTTCATGTCCGACGGTCAGATCCTCGAGGAGAACGTCCCCGAGGAGTTCTTCACCAACCCGCAGACCGATCGCGCCAAGGATTTCCTCGGCAAGATCCTCACCCACTGA
- a CDS encoding glutamate ABC transporter substrate-binding protein, which translates to MQHTRRMAGVAVAAAAALTLAACGDSETPAAGSGSGSGDGVTVGIKFDQPGLGLKSGNSYSGLDVDVANYVAKDLGLGTVTFREAPSKQREQLIKSGQVNMVIATYSITDARKNEVSFAGPYFIAQQALLVRKGSGITGTEGLSGKKLCSVSGSTSATKIKEKVPGVNLQEFDTYSKCAEALGAGRIDAMTTDDTILSGYANQNQYKGKFEVVQGVGGDEIYGIGIKKGDTGLCNRINGALKKMVDSGEWKKAVTKNLGDDYKLDSAKNPPQAAACS; encoded by the coding sequence ATGCAGCACACCCGACGCATGGCTGGGGTGGCGGTCGCCGCGGCGGCCGCCCTGACGCTCGCCGCGTGCGGCGACAGCGAGACCCCGGCGGCCGGCAGCGGATCCGGTAGCGGCGACGGCGTCACCGTCGGCATCAAGTTCGACCAGCCCGGTCTCGGCCTCAAGAGCGGCAACAGCTACAGCGGCCTCGACGTCGACGTGGCCAACTACGTCGCGAAGGACCTCGGGCTCGGCACGGTGACCTTCCGCGAGGCCCCGTCCAAGCAGCGCGAGCAGCTGATCAAGTCCGGCCAGGTCAACATGGTCATCGCGACCTACTCGATCACCGACGCCCGCAAGAACGAGGTCTCCTTCGCCGGGCCGTACTTCATCGCCCAGCAGGCGCTGCTGGTGCGCAAGGGCTCGGGCATCACCGGCACCGAGGGCCTCTCGGGCAAGAAGCTGTGCTCGGTCTCCGGCTCCACGTCGGCGACCAAGATCAAGGAGAAGGTGCCCGGGGTGAACCTCCAGGAGTTCGACACCTACTCCAAGTGCGCCGAGGCGCTCGGCGCCGGTCGCATCGACGCGATGACCACCGACGACACGATCCTGTCCGGCTACGCCAACCAGAACCAGTACAAGGGCAAGTTCGAGGTCGTCCAGGGCGTCGGCGGCGACGAGATCTACGGCATCGGCATCAAGAAGGGCGACACCGGTCTGTGCAACCGGATCAACGGGGCCCTGAAGAAGATGGTCGACTCCGGCGAGTGGAAGAAGGCCGTCACCAAGAACCTCGGTGACGACTACAAGCTCGACTCCGCGAAGAACCCGCCCCAGGCAGCAGCCTGCTCCTGA
- a CDS encoding cation transporter yields the protein MTSSVVLRRTVLLVAALNLGYFFVEASVALAIGSVSLFADSADFLEDTAINLLIAIALGWSVARQALVGRVMAGILLVPAAAAGWQAWSKWGDPVAPATTALWVTAAGAAIVNGLCAWLLVRVRTAGSSLGRAAFLSARNDVLVNLAIIAMAAVTAWTGSGWPDLVLGLVIIALAVHAAGEVWEVAGEERLAAKALAGEEVG from the coding sequence GTGACCTCATCGGTGGTGCTGCGGCGGACCGTCCTGCTCGTCGCCGCGCTGAACCTCGGCTACTTCTTCGTCGAGGCGAGCGTGGCGCTGGCCATCGGGTCGGTCTCGCTGTTCGCCGACAGCGCCGACTTCCTCGAGGACACCGCCATCAACCTGCTGATCGCGATCGCGCTCGGCTGGTCGGTCGCCCGGCAGGCGCTGGTCGGCCGCGTGATGGCCGGCATCCTGCTGGTGCCGGCCGCGGCCGCCGGCTGGCAGGCGTGGTCGAAGTGGGGCGACCCCGTGGCGCCGGCGACGACCGCGCTGTGGGTGACCGCGGCCGGGGCCGCGATCGTCAACGGGCTGTGCGCCTGGTTGCTGGTGCGAGTGCGTACGGCGGGGTCGAGCCTCGGGCGCGCGGCGTTCCTGTCCGCGCGCAACGACGTGCTGGTCAACCTCGCGATCATCGCGATGGCGGCGGTGACCGCCTGGACCGGATCCGGCTGGCCCGACCTCGTGCTCGGGTTGGTGATCATCGCGCTCGCCGTGCACGCCGCCGGTGAGGTGTGGGAGGTCGCGGGCGAGGAGCGGCTGGCCGCCAAGGCGCTGGCCGGCGAGGAGGTCGGGTGA
- a CDS encoding protein kinase domain-containing protein, which translates to MATSVGTVLGGRYELTERIAGGGMGEVWRAQDGVLGRAVAVKVIRPSLADDASFIARFRNEARLAARLTHGNIAQVYDFGESDETAYIVMELVQGSSVADLTSRGALPPRQVADLVEQAAAGLEAAHDEGMVHRDVKPANMLLTRKGVVKLTDFGIARALGEAKVTRTGEVLGTVHYLSPEAAVGLEADPQSDVYSLAVVAYELLAGRRPFHADSAVSLALLHVNEPPPPLPPSVPPRVAAAVLHGLAKDPDRRPRGTVAFARELRAAADGQPATSGPRGAGTPPPGPSAHQTPHPAAPAPTTPAPTPRPQPQPWSMPGPSSPAPQPNPYAPSGFHGYPGFPQPRPPQGSTARNIAQGWVVAAVLTALACLLPFASYQGDSWNLFQLSSVDELTEGADASGDFVGWLLAVPMLIVAAMGLPAALRRPHVAWPLVAIPGCLWSALIYLAGVGTVTGDSEVSNPAVGSIGLYLVPLFGTLTLGLVIAAAIKRR; encoded by the coding sequence ATGGCCACATCGGTGGGGACCGTGCTCGGCGGACGCTACGAGCTGACCGAGCGCATCGCCGGTGGCGGCATGGGGGAGGTGTGGCGCGCCCAGGACGGCGTGCTCGGCCGGGCCGTCGCGGTCAAGGTCATCCGCCCCTCGCTGGCCGACGACGCGAGCTTCATCGCGCGGTTCCGCAACGAGGCCCGGCTCGCAGCGCGGCTGACCCACGGGAACATCGCGCAGGTCTACGACTTCGGGGAGAGCGACGAGACGGCGTACATCGTCATGGAGCTGGTGCAGGGCAGCTCGGTCGCCGACCTCACCTCCCGGGGAGCGCTGCCGCCGCGGCAGGTCGCCGACCTCGTGGAGCAGGCGGCGGCCGGGCTCGAGGCCGCCCACGACGAGGGCATGGTCCACCGCGACGTGAAGCCCGCCAACATGCTGCTGACCCGCAAGGGCGTCGTGAAGCTCACTGACTTCGGCATCGCGCGGGCGCTCGGCGAGGCCAAGGTGACCCGCACCGGCGAGGTGCTCGGCACCGTGCACTACCTGTCGCCGGAGGCGGCCGTGGGGCTGGAGGCCGACCCGCAGAGCGACGTCTACTCGCTGGCGGTGGTGGCCTACGAGCTGCTCGCCGGGCGCCGCCCGTTCCACGCCGACTCCGCCGTGTCGCTCGCGCTCCTGCACGTCAACGAACCCCCACCGCCGCTGCCGCCCTCGGTCCCGCCCCGCGTCGCGGCCGCGGTGCTGCACGGCCTGGCCAAGGACCCCGACCGCCGCCCCCGCGGCACGGTCGCCTTCGCCCGCGAGCTGCGCGCCGCTGCCGACGGACAGCCCGCGACCTCGGGACCCCGGGGCGCCGGCACCCCGCCGCCTGGCCCCTCGGCGCACCAGACGCCCCACCCGGCCGCTCCGGCTCCGACGACGCCGGCACCGACGCCCCGGCCGCAGCCGCAGCCGTGGAGCATGCCCGGGCCGAGCTCGCCTGCGCCGCAACCGAATCCGTACGCCCCCTCCGGCTTCCACGGCTACCCGGGATTCCCGCAGCCGAGGCCCCCGCAGGGCTCGACCGCGCGGAACATCGCCCAGGGCTGGGTGGTCGCGGCGGTGCTCACCGCGCTCGCGTGCTTGTTGCCGTTCGCGAGTTACCAGGGCGACAGCTGGAACCTGTTCCAGCTGTCCTCGGTCGACGAGCTGACCGAGGGTGCCGACGCCTCGGGCGACTTCGTGGGCTGGCTCCTCGCCGTCCCGATGCTGATCGTGGCGGCGATGGGGCTGCCTGCCGCGCTGCGCCGCCCGCACGTGGCATGGCCACTGGTGGCCATCCCCGGCTGCCTGTGGTCGGCGCTGATCTACCTCGCCGGGGTCGGCACGGTCACCGGCGACTCCGAGGTGTCCAACCCGGCCGTCGGGTCGATCGGCCTCTACCTCGTGCCGCTGTTCGGCACGCTCACGCTCGGCCTGGTGATCGCGGCCGCGATCAAGCGTCGCTAG
- a CDS encoding DUF3145 domain-containing protein, with protein sequence MSVAMPRAVTRGVVYIHSTPTALCPHLTWALESILETPVRLEWTKQPIAPGMVRGELAWTAEPGTGARLASALRGWEHLRYEVTEEPSPGCDGSRWAHTPDLGIHHTWTSASGDAVVNEDRLRSALAASAGDPEAFRVEMADLLGTAWDQELEPFRCAGDGATVRWLHRVS encoded by the coding sequence ATGTCTGTCGCGATGCCGCGTGCCGTCACGCGCGGGGTGGTCTACATCCACTCCACCCCCACCGCGCTGTGCCCACACCTGACGTGGGCGCTGGAGTCGATCCTCGAGACGCCCGTACGTCTGGAGTGGACCAAGCAACCCATCGCACCGGGGATGGTGCGCGGGGAGCTGGCGTGGACCGCCGAGCCGGGCACCGGCGCGCGGCTGGCGAGTGCGCTGCGCGGCTGGGAGCACCTGCGCTACGAGGTGACCGAGGAACCGAGCCCGGGCTGTGACGGCAGCCGGTGGGCGCACACCCCTGACCTCGGCATCCACCACACGTGGACCTCGGCGAGCGGCGACGCCGTCGTCAACGAGGACCGCCTGCGGTCGGCGCTGGCCGCGAGCGCGGGAGACCCCGAGGCGTTCCGCGTCGAGATGGCCGACCTGCTCGGTACCGCGTGGGACCAGGAGCTCGAGCCGTTCCGGTGCGCCGGCGACGGCGCCACCGTGCGCTGGCTGCACCGCGTGAGCTGA
- a CDS encoding protein-L-isoaspartate O-methyltransferase family protein: MAQRTPDAAIEAAMQRSPRARFLTPDQQANADLDRALPLMRGQTCSQPTTVRNLLRLLDVRPGQQVLDVGSGSGWTTALLASLVGDEGQVLGLELEPDLVEFGSRNLAATEQPQASIRQAEPGVLGAPAEGPWDRILVSAMAGELPASLVAQLASDGVLVIPVGGELLRVTDAGAEGHGPYLFVPLR; this comes from the coding sequence ATGGCACAGCGCACACCCGACGCCGCCATCGAGGCGGCCATGCAGCGCAGCCCGCGAGCCCGGTTCCTCACGCCGGACCAGCAGGCCAACGCCGACCTCGACCGCGCCCTGCCGCTGATGCGCGGGCAGACCTGCTCCCAGCCGACGACGGTGCGCAACCTGCTCCGCCTGCTGGACGTACGTCCGGGGCAGCAAGTCCTCGACGTCGGCAGCGGATCCGGTTGGACCACAGCGCTTCTCGCGAGTCTGGTCGGTGACGAGGGTCAGGTGCTGGGGCTGGAGCTGGAGCCGGACCTGGTCGAGTTCGGGTCGCGCAACCTGGCGGCCACGGAGCAGCCGCAGGCGAGCATCCGCCAGGCCGAGCCCGGCGTGCTGGGCGCCCCGGCCGAAGGGCCGTGGGACCGGATCCTGGTCAGCGCGATGGCGGGCGAGCTGCCCGCGAGCCTGGTGGCCCAGCTCGCTTCCGACGGGGTGCTGGTGATCCCGGTCGGTGGTGAGCTGCTGCGGGTCACCGACGCGGGCGCCGAGGGGCACGGCCCCTATCTGTTCGTGCCGCTGCGCTAG
- a CDS encoding acyl-CoA dehydrogenase family protein, which produces MPDDIGRSRGTDYFGIGEELTAEERDYWNRARHFVDDEVLPVINEAWEEAEFPRALAERMGELGLVGDGIVGYGCPPMSPMAVGLVHMELNRGDGSLGTFLGVQAGLAMQSIAMLGSQEQKEQWLPRMARVEALGAFALTEPEHGSDSVSLETTARREGEEWVLDGRKKWIGNGSIADVVVVWARDTGDGQVKGFLVEPPTPGWTAEKMTGKGSLRAVWQAEITLDGVRVPEANRLPGAGSFKDTARVLAGTRNAVAWGALGHATAAYDIAITYAGERTQFGRPLASFQIVQERLVRMLAEVCSMQLYCLRLARLIEQERLTDTIAAIAKMNNTRRAREVLAEARDLLGGNGILLDFHVMRHMADIEALHTYEGTETIQTLIVGRDITGIGAFA; this is translated from the coding sequence ATGCCAGACGACATCGGCCGGTCGCGAGGGACCGACTACTTCGGCATCGGCGAGGAGCTCACCGCCGAGGAGCGCGACTACTGGAACCGCGCACGCCACTTCGTCGACGACGAGGTGCTGCCGGTCATCAACGAGGCGTGGGAGGAGGCGGAGTTCCCCCGCGCGCTGGCCGAGCGGATGGGCGAGCTCGGCCTGGTCGGCGACGGGATCGTGGGCTACGGCTGCCCGCCGATGAGTCCGATGGCGGTCGGCCTGGTGCACATGGAGCTGAACCGGGGAGACGGCAGCCTCGGCACGTTCCTCGGGGTGCAGGCCGGGCTCGCGATGCAGTCGATCGCGATGCTCGGGTCGCAGGAGCAGAAGGAGCAGTGGCTGCCTCGGATGGCGCGGGTCGAGGCGCTGGGCGCGTTCGCGCTCACCGAGCCCGAGCACGGCTCCGACTCGGTGTCGCTGGAGACCACGGCGCGGCGCGAGGGCGAGGAGTGGGTGCTCGACGGGCGCAAGAAGTGGATCGGCAACGGCAGCATCGCCGACGTGGTGGTGGTCTGGGCGCGCGACACCGGCGACGGTCAGGTCAAGGGCTTCCTCGTGGAGCCGCCGACCCCCGGCTGGACCGCGGAGAAGATGACCGGCAAGGGCTCGCTGCGGGCGGTCTGGCAGGCCGAGATCACGCTCGACGGCGTGCGCGTGCCGGAGGCGAACCGGCTGCCCGGGGCAGGCTCGTTCAAGGACACCGCACGGGTGCTCGCCGGCACGCGCAACGCGGTCGCGTGGGGAGCGCTGGGGCACGCGACGGCGGCGTACGACATCGCCATCACCTACGCCGGGGAGCGCACCCAGTTCGGTCGGCCGCTCGCGAGCTTCCAGATCGTGCAGGAGCGCCTGGTGCGGATGCTCGCCGAGGTGTGCTCGATGCAGCTGTACTGCCTGCGGCTGGCGCGGCTGATCGAGCAGGAGCGGCTCACCGACACCATCGCCGCGATCGCCAAGATGAACAACACCAGGCGTGCGCGCGAGGTGCTGGCCGAGGCGCGAGACCTGTTGGGCGGCAACGGGATCCTGCTCGACTTCCACGTCATGCGGCACATGGCCGACATCGAGGCGCTGCACACCTACGAGGGCACCGAGACGATCCAGACGCTCATCGTGGGCCGAGACATCACCGGCATCGGGGCGTTCGCGTGA
- a CDS encoding amino acid ABC transporter permease: MSQNASVLFDAAGPKARTRYRLFGVLGALLIAAILAAVVWKFNEQGQFEAAKWKPIVGGELWTAYLLPGLWGTLRAAAISIVLAGAFGGIFALLRMSSIGPVRWVAGAIVEFFRAVPVLLMMIFSWGMYVKYNLVPSEYFALAGVVTALTLYNGSVICEVIRSGVDQLPKGQREAGLSVGLTQQQTLRTILLPQAITAMLPSLVSQLVVILKDTALGYNITYLELLYSGNTAASNYGNLVPLLLVIAAIFIVINYSLTKLAEWIERRLAQRGRSVADPDAMAGGGIAGSTAGPSLQHNRDLA; encoded by the coding sequence ATGAGTCAGAACGCCTCCGTCCTCTTCGACGCGGCCGGCCCCAAGGCCCGCACGCGCTACCGCCTGTTCGGCGTGCTCGGCGCGCTGCTGATCGCCGCGATCCTGGCCGCGGTCGTCTGGAAGTTCAACGAGCAGGGGCAGTTCGAGGCCGCGAAGTGGAAGCCGATCGTCGGCGGCGAGCTGTGGACGGCGTACCTGCTTCCGGGGTTGTGGGGCACGCTCAGGGCGGCCGCCATCAGCATCGTGCTGGCCGGCGCCTTCGGCGGCATCTTCGCGCTGCTGCGCATGTCCTCGATCGGCCCGGTCCGCTGGGTCGCGGGTGCGATCGTGGAGTTCTTCCGCGCCGTCCCCGTGCTGCTGATGATGATCTTCAGCTGGGGCATGTACGTGAAGTACAACCTCGTGCCGAGCGAGTACTTCGCGCTGGCCGGCGTCGTCACCGCCCTGACGCTCTACAACGGGTCGGTGATCTGCGAGGTCATCCGCTCCGGGGTCGACCAGCTGCCCAAGGGACAGCGCGAGGCGGGCCTGTCGGTCGGCCTGACCCAGCAGCAGACGCTGCGCACGATCCTGCTCCCCCAGGCCATCACCGCCATGCTGCCCAGCCTGGTCAGCCAGCTCGTGGTGATCCTCAAGGACACCGCGCTGGGTTACAACATCACCTACCTGGAGCTGCTCTACTCGGGCAACACCGCCGCCAGCAACTACGGCAACCTCGTGCCGCTGCTGCTGGTGATCGCCGCGATCTTCATCGTCATCAACTACTCGCTGACCAAGCTGGCCGAGTGGATCGAGCGACGGCTCGCCCAGCGCGGACGCTCGGTGGCCGACCCCGACGCGATGGCCGGCGGCGGCATCGCCGGCAGCACCGCCGGGCCCAGCCTGCAGCACAACCGCGACCTGGCCTGA
- a CDS encoding amino acid ABC transporter permease, with protein sequence MASLFDQFDVLGAMWMTIKLTAISAVLALVLGTIVAIMRLSPVPALRLLGTSYVNLLRNTPLTLIVFFCLLGMWQTMGIELSPELSVNAFRYAIIGLTVYHAAFVCEALRSGVNTIPLGQAEAARSIGLTFGQSLREVVLPQAFRGAITPLGNTLIALAKNTTVVVTIGVAELAYFMADVNEQASDQLTNAFIIAAAFFVLFTIPMGLGTGWLSKRLAVKR encoded by the coding sequence ATGGCCTCGCTGTTCGACCAGTTCGACGTGCTCGGCGCGATGTGGATGACGATCAAGCTCACCGCGATCTCCGCGGTGCTGGCCCTGGTCCTCGGCACGATCGTCGCGATCATGCGCCTGTCGCCCGTCCCGGCGCTGCGCCTGCTCGGCACGTCGTACGTCAACCTCCTGCGCAACACGCCGCTCACCCTGATCGTGTTCTTCTGCCTGCTCGGCATGTGGCAGACGATGGGCATCGAGCTGTCGCCCGAGCTGAGCGTCAACGCGTTCCGCTACGCCATCATCGGGCTGACCGTCTATCACGCGGCGTTCGTGTGCGAGGCGCTGCGCTCCGGCGTCAACACCATCCCGCTGGGCCAGGCCGAGGCGGCCCGCTCGATCGGTCTCACCTTCGGGCAGAGCCTGCGCGAGGTCGTGCTCCCGCAGGCGTTCCGCGGCGCGATCACCCCGCTCGGCAACACCCTGATCGCGCTCGCCAAGAACACCACCGTGGTGGTCACCATCGGCGTCGCCGAGCTGGCCTACTTCATGGCCGACGTCAACGAGCAGGCCTCTGACCAGCTGACCAACGCGTTCATCATCGCGGCGGCCTTCTTCGTCCTGTTCACCATCCCGATGGGCCTCGGCACCGGCTGGCTCTCCAAGCGACTGGCGGTCAAGCGATGA
- the phaZ gene encoding poly(3-hydroxyalkanoate) depolymerase: MSDLSDELRTVEVLGQSVRVAVRDGSPGGPILLLCNGIGASLELLQPFVDALDPAITVVRFDVPGVGGTPDPPVPYTFAGLAWFVTRLMERLGHERFDVLGISWGGGLAQQLAFQHRRRVRRLVLVSTATGSLMVPARPAVLGKMLTPRRYRDPAYAAQVGAELYGGSMRRRPGAVPHLLHDGSRVGSGRGYAFQLLAGAGWSSLPALPLIRQPTLILAGDDDPLIPLANARIMHRLLPDSTLHVFDDGHLGLVTSADELAPVVAEFLCR; this comes from the coding sequence GTGAGCGACCTGAGCGACGAGCTGCGCACGGTCGAGGTGCTCGGGCAGTCGGTGCGGGTGGCCGTGCGAGACGGCAGCCCGGGGGGCCCGATCCTGTTGCTGTGCAACGGGATCGGGGCCAGCCTCGAGCTGCTGCAGCCGTTCGTCGACGCGCTCGACCCGGCCATCACGGTGGTCCGGTTCGACGTGCCCGGGGTGGGCGGCACTCCCGACCCGCCGGTGCCGTACACCTTCGCCGGGCTGGCCTGGTTCGTCACCCGGTTGATGGAGCGGCTCGGGCACGAGCGGTTCGACGTGCTCGGCATCTCCTGGGGCGGCGGGCTCGCGCAGCAGCTGGCCTTCCAGCACCGGCGCCGGGTGCGGCGCCTGGTGCTGGTCAGCACCGCGACCGGGTCGCTCATGGTGCCGGCGCGGCCCGCGGTGCTGGGCAAGATGCTGACGCCGCGGCGCTACCGCGACCCCGCCTACGCCGCGCAGGTGGGGGCCGAGCTCTACGGCGGGTCGATGCGACGCCGCCCAGGAGCCGTGCCGCACCTGCTGCACGACGGGTCGCGCGTGGGGTCCGGGCGCGGCTATGCCTTCCAGCTGTTGGCGGGGGCCGGCTGGAGCAGCCTCCCGGCGCTGCCGCTGATCCGCCAGCCGACGTTGATCCTCGCCGGTGACGACGACCCGCTGATCCCGCTCGCCAACGCCCGGATCATGCACCGGCTGCTGCCCGACTCGACGCTGCACGTCTTCGACGACGGGCACCTGGGCCTGGTCACCAGCGCCGACGAGCTGGCGCCGGTGGTGGCCGAGTTCCTCTGTCGCTGA